TTTTTGATGCATTATCTGTCCACATACTCCGTCAACCTCTTTCCTTATTGAATTTATTCTTTATATTATCAGCTTACGTTTATTGTATCTCGAATTTTAATGAATTCGTCTCACCCTCTACAAAAGTTATACAAATACCTCTGTAAAAGATAATTTAACAATAACAGAAACTAATTTTCTGCCAAAATCTGTAATACAAAGTAGCTACTACCATTAGTAGCATAAACGCTCCACTGTGAACCCGCCAGTAGAGCGCTTACAAATCAATATCTTCTAAATTAAATTTACCTCGGTCCCATAAATCTATCACCATTCAAATGTATCATATGCTCCGGCATTTCAGCAATCCAGACCTCTGTTTCCCATGCGAGTTCCTCAGCAAATTTTTTATACGTCCTGAAATCCAGAAAGGCGGTTACAAATATTTTTCCTGCTGTAACATCTTTCGTCATCTCTGTTATTTCCAATATACGTTTCGGATCCATCGGTCCTACAGATGTTACTGACTCAACAAAATAGATCCAGTTCTTGTCCTCACGATATAGCACTACATCTGGCATCTTATCATGTAGCGTAATTTCAAATCCCAGTACTTTTAATTTTTCTACATTCTTAACCAGATCTTTTTCTATTGTATCGCCGACGTACAAGCACTCCGAATTTGGTGCAAATCTTGGTGCAAATTCCTCGATAATGGCTTTTTGCAGCTCATTATGCTTACCCGTAGAAAATTTAAAACTTTCACCATTTATATTTACCGGCATCATTGTCATCTTCTTTTTGGAAGCGTACAAGTCAATTAACTTTTCATGGTAACAAAGGAACCGTTTTATAGATTCCTTCCACGCTGATGTTTCCATCGTTCTCAGCATTTTAACTGTTTCTTCCGTCAGTCTGTACCGATAGTTCGGACTGTTGGTTACTTTTCCATTATCCTCTATCAAAGCAGCGGTACGGAATCTATGCAGTGCCTGCTTTCTAAACGTTTCTCGGCTGTTTTCCGCATAACTCATGCCATAAAATGTATTAACAAACTGAATAATATCATGAATACGAATCCATTCATTTGTTGCTTCACTCCATGACATATCTGGTTTTATGCCTGCCATTGCCAAAATAACATAGCAGCATATATCCGCTTGCTGTGCTTTGGGCATACCTATTGTTTGCAGAAATTCTCTCGTTTCTTCTATTTTCTTATCCACAGTATCCCTCCAATATCAAATTGCAATTTGCCTCCGAATAATCCTTACTTTTAAGCACTTTTCTGCCCATTTCCTGAATATCCTCTAAATCTGGCACTGGCATTGCATTAATCTCTGTTGAATTAACCTGCGTAGATCCATTCAAAATACGATAATATTCGTCATAAAGTGTAGAATTAAATAATACATACAACCCATACACCAGACATTCTGACATTTCTGTTAATACACCGTCCACAAAATTAATTTTATTTTGTGTACTTATCTTTTGGTACTGCGGAAATCTTTTGGCTAAATATACTCCGCACTGTAATCTTCGAGGTTCTTCCTTTGCTGTAAATCGCTTTACAAATAGATAGTTCTTATTATCTTGCATTAATCCCTTTTGTTCTGTCACCACATATTCATGTTCTTTCTGTATAGGGAATTCTACTTTTCCCTGTTTTATATGCTGCGAATAAAACAAAGGGATTGCACCTTCTTCTTCCTCATCCCGCAGGATTTCACGATTGCGAAAATCTACGGTCAATCCTGTTTTCATTTTTACACCAATTGCCGGAAGTGTCTTATCAAATTTATGCAATTTCTTTAATACTTCCACTTCATTTTCATCTGTTACAAGATAAACATAATAGTCTGATCCTGCTACAACCAGATCGTACGGAACTGTTACTGATGTCAGCTCTCCAAAATCACTATTTGATTTCGATGATGTAATCGTAACTGTTTCTGGCTTTTCACTCGTCTTCCTTACTTTAATAATAATCGTTTCCTGTAACACACTTTCTTTGTCGAAAACCTTATTTCTGCTGACAAAAAGATGAATATGTTCCAATTTCCCTTCTGTCAGAAAATACTTCCTGAAACGTTTAAAATACGCTCCAGATGTCCATGACCTTGGAATGATGTAAACCATCTCTCCATTTTCACATAAATTGAATAATCCCATAGATGCAAAAATAAAATACAAATTCGGCGCACCATAACATACCTCTGGCATCGCTGTTGCTTCTGGCGCATCTTTCGGAATTTTCATATACGGCGGATTTCCAATCACAAAATCATATTTCTTAGGCTCCGCATTTCCTCCCAACATATGATTAAAATCCAAATACTGACTTAGAATATAATTATCTTCAATTATATTGATCGTGAGTTTTTTCTTTGCCTCTTCTTTACAATATTCCAGATTACGTTTCAACAATGGCAATACATTTTCATCGTTCTCATAACAGGTAAGTTCAATCTCCTGAATAGAATCTATTGTTTCCAATCGCTCAATAAAGGCACATGATAATATACCTGAACCAGCCCCCGCATCAAGCACACTTATTTTGCCTGTTTTCTCATCAAAGTTATATAATCCAGACATAAAACGAGCAGTTTCCATACTGGTAAAAAACTGTCCGTATTTTTTACGTTCTTTTTTTGGCATACTCTCTATATATTCGTTTGTAAGCTCTATAATTTTTTCTAGCATATTCCACCTACCTACAAGCCTTCTATTTCTTGCTATTATACTATAGCACACTTCCTTTTTCAACACTCTTTCGCAAACATACATTCTATTTTTCTATCTTCGTCGTATTACAATCATTATCATCTATGTCTATAACATTGTTGGCATTCTCGCCTTTCACAGAAAAATCTCCTGCCTTAAACCACTTGTAAGCACAATCTGATATACCGATACACTTTCATCCTATTTTAGGGCAAAGTTTTTATCCTTCAGAGTAGTTAAATCATAAAACTCTTCTTCCCAAAATAACAGAAATTGCATCCAGACTTTCTTTTATATTCTTATTGCTTCCGTTTTTAGATGTCCTCATAAAGTTAAAATTTTATGAGGACATCTAAAATCCTTAAAATAAAGCTTTTCTCTACTTTTCAAATCCTTGAAAACTACTGCTAGACAAGAAAAAAGGCCCTGACAGTCTGGAAATTCCAGACCATCAAGGTCATTCTTTGTTCTTAATTGCATTTCATGTTTTCACATGATTTTTGTCATTTCACTGGCTGAAAGTTTTGCCCTGAAACTGGATAAAACTGTTTGCCCTGAAATACAACAGGTACTGTTCATCATCACACTCCATTATCCACTTTTTCGCACTTTCTATTATCCAGTAAAAGTGAACTTTATTCGTTCACAAAACCTCTTTTCTCCCACAAAAATAAGGCTCCGAACCTACTATGTAGATTCAGAACCTTAAAGTGTATAGATTATTCATTTTTACAAAAAACTGAATAATGAGGTTTGCGAACAAACATTTGCTACTATTCAAACTCCTTTGCGGACTGCGTTTCATGACACGCAAAGGCTGTTATTAGAGGTTTATATTTCGAACGTGCGTTCTGTTTTTGTGTTTTTCGCACCGCTTATGAAGAAATAAACTCCAAAATAACTCCATTTTACTCTTTATTATTTTGTTGTTCTTCTCTTGCGTAAAGAATGTCCAACGCCTGGAATATTACATTACTCATAGTCTGATAATGTCGCTCTGCATAAGATACTAGCTTTTCTTTTTGCTCTGGTGACATCCTAATTCTCAGACTAGAATCTTTGCCGTCTAATGATGGTTTTCTAGGCATCTTTCTCTCCTCCTTACATTTCATAGTTTAACACGAATTGATACAAGTGTCAATCTCGTTTTGTTAATATCACCCATTTCCCTTTTTGGCTACTTCCCTGCCTCTTCAGATAATTCTTTTCCTTCAATTTGGTTATATAATACTTCACACTAGCAAGATTCCAATCTAACGCATTAGCCATTTCTTTCTGCGTGATTGAAGGTTGCATACGTACAAGATTCAGAATTTCTATTTCTTTCTCACTCAGTACATTTTCATCTTCCACTTGGTCTAATCTCTCTAAATCTTGGTTAGCTTGGTTAGTAGCTTGGTTAGCTTGGTTAGTAGCTTGGTTAGCTTGGTTAGTAGCTTGGTTAGCTTGGTCAGTTATTGGATTGACTCGGAACAACTCTACCCGAAACATATTATCAAATTCCTGAAATCTCGGCTTTGGAAGTCCATACTCTTCTGCAGCATTAAGGATTCTTTTTATTCCGCTTCCCCATGCCTCTACAAGTCCCATCTGACTGAATATATTGGCAATGCCTTTATTCCTGATCTTCGAATGACCATTCATGACTTCCTCATAAGTTAATCCGTTATATAATCCACCCGGAGATGTCACCTCCAATCTGTCATCATAAACTGCGACCTGAATACAGGATTCATCTAATAGGTTACGGTGACAATGGGCATTAATAATCATTTCCCTGATTGCTTCCGGTGGTAACTCATATTTCTCTTTTCGCACCAATCCGTCAATTGTTGCTCCAAGCCGAATATTTCTCAATACAAAATCTACTGCTTCTTCGATTTGTGTATAGATTGGTCCTGTAAATTCTCTCTTATCCAGAAACATTGCACGATCTGTTCCCTTGAATACCGCACATTGTGTTTTGGAGAATGAAAAATAATCCGATGTCAGCAACGCATAGGCATTCGTTGCCAGAAGCTGTCCCTCGCTCTGCTTCAAAATTTTCCAGTTTATCAGCTGCTCTTTCTTTACAGAATGTTCTGACATTCCTGCTTTCTTCCGGAACTTTTCAATATCCTGACAAAGTTTCTCTGTTGCTTCCTCTGAAACAGGATAACCCACACAAGTAAGCTCATCCCATGAGATTCTGGCCCCTTCCATTTCCAGTTCTTTTATCTTCTCCGGAAATGCCTGTCTTGATGTACCTGCTACACGGATATAAGTGCCATTATCTTTTCCCTTTGATTTTAGATAATACGGTCTGTTCTTTCCAGCTTCTACTGATACAACAATGACCGTTTTCCCGTCTACTGTCTGTGGCTCAATATCAGGAATGATCTGTGGCACACAGGAATCAGAAACTGCATTGGCAATTCCATCCATCAGCTGAAACAACACATCATTTTCCACACCAACAATCTGGTGTGTTTTATCATCTACTCCAACAATCAGCTTGCCACCTTGTGTATTGGCAAAAGCTACGATTGTCTTCATGTACTTTTCACTTTTATCAGGTAAGGATACCTTGTACTCAATATTTTTCGATTCCCCGGAAAACATAGTATCTTCTACCATTCTTTCACTCCTACTCTATACTCGCACCACTGGTACGAATAATTCTATTTCCAGAGCAATCTTCTCTGGATCATTAACACTATTATACGTTCTATTCTTCTTTTCTATCAAGCAAGAAAACAAAACAGTTCATTTCTTCTTACCATTTTCTTCTGTTCTTTTTTGATGCCAGATAAAGTCTCGTCATCTCATCCATGAAAATAGTTTTGTCCTCATTGGTCATAGTTCCACTGGCAAATAAAGCAGCTACCTGTTCAAGAATCTGCCTTGCCTGTTTAGCACCAGCATATTCACTTGGCTCATCATTACCCAAGCACACGGTTTCATTATCATTCATAAGATAAGAAACCTGACACTGAAATGCATCTGCCAGTTTTTGATATAAACTACTCTGCTTCGGATATCGTCCTTCAACTTCCCAAGATCGAATTGTTCTATGAGAAACGCCCACCATATCACCCAGCTTTTGTTGAGTCATTTTTTTCTCTTTTCGCAACTTCCTAATTTTATCACCAAATGTTGTCATAAGTATACATCTTTCTCCTATGAGTTTTGTACATGCTTTATTTTTCTAACCACAATAAAAGTATATCATTATGCAAATAAAAAGAGAACCCGACATCACAAGCAAATTTGATGATGCGGGTTCCCTTCCCTCTTTATAGATCAATACCTTTTATTTTTTCATCTTATGATCCGATGGCAATCTCACTTCTTAATGACAACTGTGGCTTCCACATCCATGCTCGCCACATGTATGTCCTTCCCCGTTGTTGTGCTCGTGATGAGAACATTTCACATCCGGATTATACTCAAGTGTTTCATTGATAAAAGCTTCTACTGCTTCATCCGCATCTCCGGAAACTCCTCCGAAAAGCTTGATGCCTGCTGCCGCTAACGCTGTCTGTGCGCCGCCTCCAATTCCGCCACAAATCAAAACGTCTGCATTCAATGCATTAAGAACTCCTGCCAATGCGCCATGTCCACTTCCATTCGTATCTACTACTTCTGAATGTACTACTTTTCCTTCCTCTACATCGTAAATCTTAAATGTCTCTGTGTGTCCAAAGTGCTGGAAAATCTGTCCATTTTCATATGTTACTGCTATTCTCATGATACCTTCTCCTTTTTCTGCTGCATATTTTTTGTAAATTTCCTGTTTGTAACATCCTCCAAAGCTGCAGTTGCCGCTCTGACCGTCACAGATTCTGAAATCTCCGCCCTCAATTTTGAGTGGATGCCCGTCGATAAGTGCATCTGCGATCTTTTTCCTGGCGATCTCGTAAATTCGCTGGACCGTTGTTCTTGCGACTTGCATAGATGCTGCACACTGCTCCTGACTGTAACCTTTCTTGTCCAAAAGACGGATTGTCTCGTACTCATCTACCGTTAGAACAATGGGTGTTTTTTTCTCAGTATCATCTGCCGGAAGAAATTCTAAAACATTGGGGAAATGACAGACTTTTCTGCATTTTACTGGTCTCGGCATAAACTGCTCCTTTCTCGCTTTTCTTATATAATAGCCCTATAAAAGGCATATGTCAATAATGTTTTTGACATATGCCTTTTATGAATCACCTTATAGTATTACTTCTTTTCATTATTTTTTAATTTACAGATACCCTGCGTCATTGTTCCCATTGGACAAAATGTACACCAGGTTCGTGGCTTATATAACACCATTACGATCAACCCTAACAACAAAGATGTAAGCATCAAACTATAAAATCCAAAACTAAACTGTGCCACCCAATCAGCTACTGTTCCGGCAGTGTATGTCCATCCCCACGGAACACGGAAGGTCCAGAATAATTTGATGGCTTCACGCAAGGATGATGATCCGGCACCAACTAAATATGTCTGAAATACCATATTCCCAAACATTGTAAGGAAAAATATCAAAAAGCCGTATCGGAACCATTTTGAACTCATCCATCGCGGGGTTGGTTTATTTCTTGAGCATTTTAAATCCCCACCGAGCTTACTAAAAAGCTGGCCACGTCCACACAAATGATTACAGAAAAATTTATTTTCACCGAATATCGCTATTCCTAACGGCAACAGGAAATCAATCATCCCAAACCAAGCAAACAAAATATTAAAAAAACCGAGAGCAAAATAAAGGATCGCCCATATCCATAAATAATCATACCAATGTTTCTTTTTCTTCACATCGCTGTCCTCTCTTTCATTTCAATACAACCTGCCGGACAGGACTTTGCACATTTTCCACATCCTACACACACTGTTTCTTCTACCACAGCATAACATCCATGGTAAACTTTGACAGCTGCCAGCGGACAAGTATTTTCACATACTCCGCAGGCAACACATCTTTTTTTATCGACACTTGCCATTCTTTTTGCCAATGCTTTGTTCCCCTTTCAAATTTTGTATCTCTATTGTACCTGAAAAAGGTAAATCCTTCTGTGATATTATTACATAAGAATTTACCTTGAACGCTAATCATTACAATGACATATTTTTATTATACATTACCTTTATATTTATATATGATGTTTAGAATTTCCTCAGTTGTTCGAATAATTTCTTTTTGTTTTTCTTTCATTGTTATAGATTTGCTTTCTTCTTCAGCTAACGAAGAGTAAAGGTGAATGGTATTAGCATGATTCCATATCTCATCGTAAATTTTCTCGATTTCATCAGCACTCCGAAATGCCTGGTCTGTTTGCATTTGCAAGTGTTCTCGTTGCTCTTCCAGATGATTCATCCGTTCTTGTAACTGATCCCTTTCTTTCTGCAATCGATCATGTTGTGCTTGCAGTTGATCTATTTGTATTTTAATTTCGCTCATCTTTTCTTTCTGTCTCCGCATAAGCATCATCAAATATACAACTACAAATACAAATAATAGTATTATGTACAGCATAAACTTCTCCTCACGACACATATATTTCGACGGTTTTCCGCAAATCAACTATTGATAATGGCATAGAAAGAACAGTTAGTTTTCCTGAATTCTTTTTAATTTCAACAGCATCAGGATTGCCTGTGATTAAAATTACAGGTGTTGTCCTGTCCGCACGCCATGGCTGATTCGGTTGGCTCGTCATATCTTCGGTAACAATCCAAAGATCCGGCTTATGTCTGCCTAATCTTGTTTTAGCACTTTCCGGTGTGTAAAACAGCATGATCTGATCTGAAATAAATTGCAATGTTTCTTTTAATCCTTTTGCATAACGTTCACTGCCACAGACCAGTGCAATAATAGAAGCAGCTTTCTTTTTTTGTGTTACCTGAATAAAATCCAAAACTGGTGTATTATAGAGACTAAAGTCTTTTTCCAAATGAACTTTATCATAATAACTCTTTGCTGCCTTGCACATCCTCAGACAAAACTGTTCTATGTCTATACGAATATCGTTTCCGTTCTCCTGTATGTTCATACTTTCCAACTGACAAACTGACATTCCACAGTTTAGTCCAAGATGAAAGCGTATATTATTTTCATCATTCAAAAATCCTTTATTTTGATGAAGATATTCACATCGAAGCTGCCAACAGCGTTCTCCGCAAATATATGGCTTTTCATCGGATTGAGATAGTTTAAAGTAGTCCCCTGCATATTCATCAAACCAGCGAATATACTGGGTTCCCACATCACGGGTCGGATTCTTTTGCCGATCCAGCATAACCCGGCCATCTCGATAATGTTTAACAATTTCCGGGAAAGCAATACCTCCGCAAATATCTGGCAAAGTCAATGCCAATGCCAGTGCAGACTGCCATCGTCTATCTACAATATTCAGTTCTACTTCTTCAATTCGGTCCAAAAATGTAAAACTGACATCTCCCTGCATTATTTATCCCTCCCTCATATTCACAACAGTCATGTACTATAGTCAGTATATTTTTATTTATGGCATATGTCAATTATATAATTGACGCATCTAAAAAAAGTAAGTATACTATGTTCGTAAAGGAGATAACTGTTATGAGCTTCGAAAATTATTTTCCACTATGGAATGACTTAAATACAGCACAGAAAAAAGTAATTTCAGACAATTTGATTACACGGGATGTAAAAAAAGGAACGATCATTCACAACGGAAACCTGGATTGTACTGGATTATTACTGGTTAAATCCGGGCAGCTTCGAACTTACATACTTTCAGATGAAGGACGAGAAATTACACTTTACCGCCTGTTCGATATGGATATGTGTCTTTTATCCGCCTCATGTATCATGCAGTCCATTCAATTTGAAGTAACCATTGAAGCAGAAAAAGATAC
This Anaerobutyricum hallii DNA region includes the following protein-coding sequences:
- a CDS encoding helix-turn-helix domain-containing protein produces the protein MTTFGDKIRKLRKEKKMTQQKLGDMVGVSHRTIRSWEVEGRYPKQSSLYQKLADAFQCQVSYLMNDNETVCLGNDEPSEYAGAKQARQILEQVAALFASGTMTNEDKTIFMDEMTRLYLASKKNRRKW
- a CDS encoding NifB/NifX family molybdenum-iron cluster-binding protein, which produces MPRPVKCRKVCHFPNVLEFLPADDTEKKTPIVLTVDEYETIRLLDKKGYSQEQCAASMQVARTTVQRIYEIARKKIADALIDGHPLKIEGGDFRICDGQSGNCSFGGCYKQEIYKKYAAEKGEGIMRIAVTYENGQIFQHFGHTETFKIYDVEEGKVVHSEVVDTNGSGHGALAGVLNALNADVLICGGIGGGAQTALAAAGIKLFGGVSGDADEAVEAFINETLEYNPDVKCSHHEHNNGEGHTCGEHGCGSHSCH
- a CDS encoding BsuBI/PstI family type II restriction endonuclease — encoded protein: MDKKIEETREFLQTIGMPKAQQADICCYVILAMAGIKPDMSWSEATNEWIRIHDIIQFVNTFYGMSYAENSRETFRKQALHRFRTAALIEDNGKVTNSPNYRYRLTEETVKMLRTMETSAWKESIKRFLCYHEKLIDLYASKKKMTMMPVNINGESFKFSTGKHNELQKAIIEEFAPRFAPNSECLYVGDTIEKDLVKNVEKLKVLGFEITLHDKMPDVVLYREDKNWIYFVESVTSVGPMDPKRILEITEMTKDVTAGKIFVTAFLDFRTYKKFAEELAWETEVWIAEMPEHMIHLNGDRFMGPR
- a CDS encoding 4Fe-4S binding protein — encoded protein: MAKRMASVDKKRCVACGVCENTCPLAAVKVYHGCYAVVEETVCVGCGKCAKSCPAGCIEMKERTAM
- a CDS encoding 4Fe-4S binding protein; translated protein: MKKKKHWYDYLWIWAILYFALGFFNILFAWFGMIDFLLPLGIAIFGENKFFCNHLCGRGQLFSKLGGDLKCSRNKPTPRWMSSKWFRYGFLIFFLTMFGNMVFQTYLVGAGSSSLREAIKLFWTFRVPWGWTYTAGTVADWVAQFSFGFYSLMLTSLLLGLIVMVLYKPRTWCTFCPMGTMTQGICKLKNNEKK
- a CDS encoding Eco57I restriction-modification methylase domain-containing protein, whose translation is MLEKIIELTNEYIESMPKKERKKYGQFFTSMETARFMSGLYNFDEKTGKISVLDAGAGSGILSCAFIERLETIDSIQEIELTCYENDENVLPLLKRNLEYCKEEAKKKLTINIIEDNYILSQYLDFNHMLGGNAEPKKYDFVIGNPPYMKIPKDAPEATAMPEVCYGAPNLYFIFASMGLFNLCENGEMVYIIPRSWTSGAYFKRFRKYFLTEGKLEHIHLFVSRNKVFDKESVLQETIIIKVRKTSEKPETVTITSSKSNSDFGELTSVTVPYDLVVAGSDYYVYLVTDENEVEVLKKLHKFDKTLPAIGVKMKTGLTVDFRNREILRDEEEEGAIPLFYSQHIKQGKVEFPIQKEHEYVVTEQKGLMQDNKNYLFVKRFTAKEEPRRLQCGVYLAKRFPQYQKISTQNKINFVDGVLTEMSECLVYGLYVLFNSTLYDEYYRILNGSTQVNSTEINAMPVPDLEDIQEMGRKVLKSKDYSEANCNLILEGYCG
- a CDS encoding helix-turn-helix domain-containing protein codes for the protein MVEDTMFSGESKNIEYKVSLPDKSEKYMKTIVAFANTQGGKLIVGVDDKTHQIVGVENDVLFQLMDGIANAVSDSCVPQIIPDIEPQTVDGKTVIVVSVEAGKNRPYYLKSKGKDNGTYIRVAGTSRQAFPEKIKELEMEGARISWDELTCVGYPVSEEATEKLCQDIEKFRKKAGMSEHSVKKEQLINWKILKQSEGQLLATNAYALLTSDYFSFSKTQCAVFKGTDRAMFLDKREFTGPIYTQIEEAVDFVLRNIRLGATIDGLVRKEKYELPPEAIREMIINAHCHRNLLDESCIQVAVYDDRLEVTSPGGLYNGLTYEEVMNGHSKIRNKGIANIFSQMGLVEAWGSGIKRILNAAEEYGLPKPRFQEFDNMFRVELFRVNPITDQANQATNQANQATNQANQATNQANQDLERLDQVEDENVLSEKEIEILNLVRMQPSITQKEMANALDWNLASVKYYITKLKEKNYLKRQGSSQKGKWVILTKRD